The following proteins are co-located in the Saccharomycodes ludwigii strain NBRC 1722 chromosome V, whole genome shotgun sequence genome:
- the TMA19 gene encoding Tma19p (similar to Saccharomyces cerevisiae YKL056C | TMA19 | Translation Machinery Associated) produces MIIYKDLVSGDELLSDAYDVKLVDNVIYEADCSMVKVGGDDIDIGANPSTDAGDEDGVEDGSEVVNNVVYSFRLQPTAFDKKSFITYIKGYMKYIKNKLQETNPDEIPVFEKGAQAYVKKVLGSFKDWEFYTGESMDPEGMLVLLNYREDGTTPFVAIWKHGIIEEKI; encoded by the coding sequence atgatTATTTACAAGGATTTGGTCTCCGGTGACGAATTATTATCTGACGCTTATGACGTTAAATTAGTCGATAATGTCATTTACGAAGCTGACTGTTCTATGGTCAAAGTTGGTGGTGATGATATTGATATCGGTGCCAACCCAAGTACTGATGCTGGTGATGAAGATGGTGTTGAAGATGGTTCAGAAGTTGTTAACAATGTTGTTTACTCTTTTAGATTGCAACCAACTGCTTTTGACAAAAAATCTTTCATTACTTACATCAAAGGTTACATGAAATATATCAAGAACAAGTTGCAAGAAACCAATCCAGATGAAATTCCTGTTTTTGAAAAGGGTGCCCAAGCTTACGTTAAGAAGGTTTTAGGTTCTTTCAAAGACTGGGAATTCTACACTGGTGAATCTATGGACCCAGAAGGTATGTTAGTTTTGTTGAACTATCGTGAAGATGGTACCACTCCATTTGTTGCCATTTGGAAACACGGTATTATTGAAGAAAAGATTTAA